One Mycolicibacterium crocinum DNA window includes the following coding sequences:
- a CDS encoding MFS transporter has protein sequence MTALNDAARTTANSSERAVPMRLEPAALAKTSKYIPSWLPSPRFFAAVTAIGGMQLLATMDSTVAIVALPKIQDELALSDAGRSWVITAYVLTFGGLMLLGGRLGDTIGRKRTFIVGVALFTIASVLCGVAWDEATLVIARLLQGVGAAIASPTGLALVATTFPKGPARNAATAVFAAMTGIGSVMGLVVGGALVEVSWRLAFLVNVPIGLLMIYLARRTLRETHRERMKMDAAGALLATVGCTAAVFGFAQAPENGWLSPVTLAAGAAAVLAFVAFVFVERRAVNPVVPFSLFRDRNRLATFAAVFLAGGVMFTLTVLIGLYVQDIMGYSALRAGVGFIPFVIALGIGLGASSQLVSYFPPRILVIAGGVLVLGAMLYGSTLNGGIPYFPNLVLPITVGGFGIGMIVVPLTVSAIAGVGFDQIGPVSAIALMLQNLGGPVVLAIIQAVITSRTLYLGGTTGPVKKMNEAQLHALDQGYTYGLLWVAAVAVIVGAVALFIGYTAAQVAHAQEVKEAIDAGEL, from the coding sequence ATGACGGCCCTCAACGACGCTGCGCGGACGACCGCCAACAGTTCTGAGCGCGCGGTCCCCATGCGCCTCGAGCCGGCAGCCCTGGCTAAGACGAGCAAGTACATTCCGAGCTGGCTGCCCTCGCCCCGTTTCTTCGCCGCGGTGACCGCGATCGGCGGCATGCAGTTGCTGGCCACGATGGACAGCACCGTGGCAATCGTGGCACTGCCCAAGATCCAAGACGAGCTGGCGCTGTCGGATGCGGGCCGCAGCTGGGTCATCACCGCCTACGTGCTGACGTTCGGCGGCCTGATGCTGCTGGGCGGCCGCCTCGGCGACACGATCGGCCGCAAGCGCACCTTCATCGTCGGTGTCGCGCTCTTCACGATCGCGTCGGTCCTGTGTGGTGTCGCGTGGGACGAGGCGACGCTGGTGATCGCCCGGCTACTGCAAGGTGTCGGCGCCGCGATCGCGTCTCCGACCGGACTTGCGTTGGTGGCCACCACATTCCCGAAGGGACCGGCACGCAACGCCGCGACCGCGGTATTCGCCGCCATGACCGGTATCGGCTCGGTGATGGGTCTGGTCGTGGGCGGCGCGTTGGTCGAGGTGTCCTGGCGGCTGGCGTTCCTGGTGAACGTCCCGATCGGCCTGCTGATGATCTACCTGGCCCGCCGGACCCTGCGCGAAACGCACCGCGAGCGAATGAAGATGGACGCCGCCGGCGCGCTGCTGGCGACCGTCGGCTGTACCGCGGCGGTGTTCGGTTTCGCGCAGGCGCCCGAGAACGGCTGGCTGTCGCCGGTCACCTTGGCCGCCGGGGCCGCGGCCGTCCTGGCCTTCGTCGCGTTCGTGTTCGTCGAGCGCCGCGCCGTCAACCCCGTCGTGCCGTTCAGCCTGTTCCGCGACCGCAACCGGCTGGCCACCTTCGCGGCGGTCTTCCTCGCCGGTGGCGTGATGTTCACGCTGACCGTGCTGATCGGCCTGTACGTGCAGGACATCATGGGCTACAGCGCGCTGCGCGCCGGCGTCGGCTTCATCCCGTTCGTGATCGCCCTGGGCATCGGCCTGGGTGCCTCGTCGCAGCTGGTGTCCTACTTCCCGCCGCGGATCCTGGTGATCGCCGGTGGCGTGCTGGTGCTGGGAGCCATGCTCTACGGCTCGACGCTCAACGGCGGCATCCCGTACTTCCCGAACCTGGTCTTGCCGATCACTGTCGGCGGCTTCGGCATCGGCATGATCGTCGTGCCGCTGACCGTGTCGGCCATCGCGGGTGTTGGCTTCGACCAGATCGGCCCGGTCTCGGCGATCGCGCTGATGCTGCAGAACCTCGGCGGCCCCGTGGTGCTGGCGATCATTCAGGCCGTCATCACCTCGCGCACCCTGTACCTGGGGGGCACCACCGGACCGGTGAAGAAGATGAACGAGGCGCAACTGCATGCCCTGGATCAGGGCTACACGTACGGCCTGCTGTGGGTCGCCGCCGTCGCGGTGATCGTCGGCGCCGTTGCGCTGTTCATCGGCTACACCGCGGCACAGGTAGCGCACGCCCAGGAAGTCAAGGAAGCGATCGACGCCGGCGAGCTGTAA
- a CDS encoding MFS transporter: MSGASGPQPTARPLSTRVLGLAIVAITGMQLMSTLDGTIVIVALPRMQAELGLSDASKSWVITAYVLAFGGLLLLGGRVGDAVGHKRAFISGVGVFTIASLACGLANDQWTLIVARAVQGMGAAVAAPTGLALIATTYAVGHARNQALAVSAAMQGLGSVLGLVAGGAVTGLSWRLAFLVNVPIGIFIIVVGLTRLEETRHERLKLDATGALLATLACTSAVLVFTQGPPRGWIDPWVIGAGVAAVVFFVSFLIVERGADNPLVPFSIFDNRSRVASFVAYFMAGGVMLTLSVMIGLLVQDVLGYSPLRAGICFMPFAAAFVVGNVAATKLALRIPPRWVILGGGLLVLAAMLYGSTLNRSIPYFPDLVVPIVVGGLGIGIISVILPLCTLAGVGPREIGPVSSVTLMVFNLGGPLVLVIVQAVQTSRTLYLGGTTGPVKYMTPAQLDALGQGYTYSLLWVAGIAVLVGVAALGIGFSTRDIAAAQHTREAVEAGEL; this comes from the coding sequence ATGTCTGGTGCGAGCGGTCCTCAGCCGACCGCCCGCCCGCTTTCCACCAGAGTGCTGGGGCTGGCGATCGTCGCGATCACCGGCATGCAGCTGATGTCCACGCTGGACGGCACGATCGTGATCGTCGCGCTGCCGCGCATGCAGGCCGAGCTCGGCCTGTCCGATGCCTCCAAGAGCTGGGTGATCACCGCCTATGTGCTGGCCTTCGGTGGGCTGTTGCTGCTCGGCGGCCGCGTCGGCGACGCCGTCGGTCACAAACGCGCGTTCATCTCCGGTGTCGGCGTCTTCACCATCGCCTCCCTGGCCTGCGGGCTGGCCAATGACCAGTGGACGCTGATCGTCGCCCGCGCCGTGCAGGGCATGGGCGCCGCGGTCGCCGCACCGACCGGCCTGGCGCTGATCGCCACCACCTACGCCGTCGGACATGCCCGCAATCAAGCGTTGGCGGTCTCGGCGGCCATGCAGGGCCTCGGGTCGGTACTGGGCCTCGTCGCGGGCGGCGCGGTGACCGGCCTGTCCTGGCGGCTGGCCTTCCTGGTCAACGTGCCGATCGGAATCTTCATCATCGTCGTCGGTCTCACCCGGCTCGAAGAAACCCGGCACGAACGGCTCAAGCTGGACGCTACCGGCGCCCTGCTGGCCACCCTGGCGTGTACGTCGGCCGTGCTCGTCTTCACCCAGGGGCCGCCGCGCGGCTGGATCGACCCGTGGGTGATCGGCGCCGGCGTGGCCGCTGTCGTGTTCTTCGTCTCGTTCCTGATCGTCGAGCGCGGCGCCGACAACCCGCTGGTACCGTTCTCGATCTTCGACAACCGCAGCCGGGTCGCCTCTTTCGTGGCGTACTTCATGGCCGGCGGCGTGATGCTGACGCTCAGCGTGATGATCGGTCTGCTGGTCCAGGATGTGCTCGGCTATTCACCGTTGCGCGCCGGGATCTGCTTCATGCCGTTCGCGGCCGCTTTCGTGGTGGGCAACGTCGCGGCCACCAAACTGGCGCTGCGGATCCCGCCCCGGTGGGTGATCCTCGGCGGCGGGCTGCTGGTGCTCGCGGCCATGCTCTACGGGTCGACGCTGAACCGGTCGATCCCGTACTTCCCCGACCTGGTCGTCCCGATCGTCGTCGGCGGGCTGGGCATCGGGATCATCTCGGTGATCCTGCCGCTGTGCACGCTGGCAGGAGTCGGGCCGCGCGAGATCGGCCCCGTCTCGTCGGTCACACTTATGGTGTTCAACCTCGGCGGCCCGCTCGTGCTGGTCATCGTCCAGGCGGTGCAGACCTCCCGCACGCTGTATCTGGGCGGCACGACGGGGCCGGTGAAGTACATGACGCCCGCCCAGCTCGACGCCCTCGGCCAGGGATACACCTATTCGCTGCTGTGGGTGGCGGGCATCGCCGTTCTGGTCGGGGTGGCCGCGCTGGGCATCGGGTTCTCCACCCGCGACATCGCCGCCGCCCAGCACACCCGCGAGGCCGTCGAGGCCGGCGAGCTCTAG